In one Oncorhynchus nerka isolate Pitt River linkage group LG7, Oner_Uvic_2.0, whole genome shotgun sequence genomic region, the following are encoded:
- the LOC115131404 gene encoding LOW QUALITY PROTEIN: large proline-rich protein BAG6-like (The sequence of the model RefSeq protein was modified relative to this genomic sequence to represent the inferred CDS: inserted 1 base in 1 codon): MEESASTIEVTVKTLDSQSRSYTVRRELTVKEFKEHIAASVEIPVDKQRLIYQGRVLQDERTLNEYNVAGKVIHLVERAPPQTSQSGGGGGGVSSGGTEGGATSSQGGPQDRNGNSYVMLGTFNLPVNIMDPQQIQMQVQQMMAGVGEAGRNTRVSTSTRSNGSVDVHINVDQSVQSEPRMRLQLAENLLRDTQSLIHRLEGQPSGVPSQAEPETSQSTSSSSSSSSSATAATAGACQPMDTSPPAPPPPPPTSSSQTEGPPHPGPNHPSPAALVEVLSEVRRVEERLRPFIERTHSILGAATSADYNNNTQEREEDQHVLNLVGESLRLLGNTLVALSDLRCNLATPPPRHLHVVRPMSHYGSPVLLQGGMPHHTPIPINLGNLXNLGNLGTTVTMTSNGRHAAEGWAQPSQAPGQSEGQAPLPQPNAANQQPIQGQGAPHVIRITHQTMEPVVMMQMNLDESGSGPQVQGQPIPMGTGQPGATPVQIAGLPPEFMQAIVHQISQQAAAMATAAATGHPGQPGVGIPGTTPSSDTSAPPHPHGPLPPGARVVITHPSFSPHIPQPVGTRGTTINLRASVPPAGGQQNLQGTPLASSPLTQMISGLVGQLLMPGQQMPGQQMFGQMPGQQVPPGDQTSTSSSSASHSFSFSTSSSSSSSASSSFSSSNPVPPHPSCGANTSGQTTTHTTNTTSMGQPPEGVAEANLAQLLGSLLGGASGPGAPGSGANPHITVTVPGVPGFFQGMSDFIQANQPIFSRPSPVPLPGQEPPPGQGTPNPPHQAAPGGGGDPSLSPELFTGIVQGVLSTMMGSLGAPQGNGESIAQFIQRLSQTTNLFTPGSGDAVGFFGDLLSLVCHSFSMVDMVLLLHGNAQPISRIQPQLTEFFNQHYLQGREPTDANINAASVDLINDLEEYIAESFATVTVREGVDIIQTNITFLRQQFTRVATHILRCTDQTFGHRLLLLCTQGLFECLALNLYCLRGEQRALTQVINHRIRRMSAEVNPSLVNWLTSMMTMRLHVILEHNPVTEDHIQHYVIHTRRAEPGAQAGQQTDTQSVEMDEGLSPAPATTAEEAMASSGNRQEVGAYPGVTAPSQRASSGETRGAVAMAAGGREESGGDVEPWAAAVPPEWVPIIRHDMLSQRKMKAQPPLSDAYLHGMPAKRRKTHQGEGPHLSLSEAVSRAARAAGVRPVTTPDSLQGELEEPELQEAYQEQVRSDIKERVRDDPEFSSQRFPNTHRAFSLDDS, from the exons ATGGAGGAGTCAGCAAGCACCATAGAGGTCACTGTGAAGACCCTGGACTCCCAGAGCAGGAGCTACACTGTCCGTAGGGAG TTGACAGTGAAGGAGTTCAAAGAACACATAGCTGCATCAGTGGAGATCCCAGTGGACAAGCAGAGACTAATCTACCAGGGCAGAGTGCTGCAGGATGAGAGGACACTGAACGAATACA ATGTGGCTGGTAAGGTGATCCACCTGGTGGAGCGTGCTCCTCCTCAGACCTCCCAGTCTggcggtgggggaggaggagtgtcctcagggggaacagagggaggtGCCACCTCCTCCCAGGGAGGCCCCCAGGACCGCAACGGGAACAGCTACGTCATGCTGGGAACCTTTAACCTGCCCGTCAACATCATGGACCCTCAGCAGATACAG ATGCAAGTGCAGCAGATGATGGCAGGAGTGGGAGAAGCAGGAAGGAATACCAGAGTCAGCACCAGCACTCGA AGCAATGGTTCAGTGGATGTGCATATCAACGTTGACCAATCAGTGCAGAGCGAGCCCAGGATGAGGCTGCAATTGGCTGAGAACTTGCTAAGGGATACCCAGTCTCTGATCCACAGACTGGAG GGTCAGCCCAGTGGTGTTCCATCTCAAGCCGAGCCGGAGACATCTCagtccacctcctcttcctcctcctcatcctcttccgcTACAGCTGCCACTGCAGGAGCATGCCAGCCTATGGacacctcccctcctgctccaccacctccccctcccacctcctccagcCAGACAGAGGGACCGCCCCACCCCGGGCCCAA ccaccccagcccaGCAGCGCTAGTGGAGGTGTTGTCAGAggtgaggagggtggaggagaggctTCGTCCCTTCATAGAGAGAACTCACTCCATCCTTGGGGCTGCCACTTCAGCAGACTACAACAACAAC ACCCAGGAAAGAGAAGAGGACCAGCACGTTCTCAACCTGGTCGGGGAGTCTCTACGTCTCCTTGGCAACACCCTGGTTGCCCTTAGTGACCTACGTTGTAACCTGGCCACTCCTCCCCCCCGTCACCTCCACGTGGTTCGGCCCATGTCCCACTATGGCTCCCCCGTCctgctgcagggtggtatgccaCACCACACCCCCATACCG ATAAACCTTGGAAACC GGAACCTCGGAAATTTGGGAACCACAGTCACCATGACGTCCAATGGGAGGCATGCAGCCGAGGGCTGGGCCCAACCCTCTCAGGCTCCTGGCCAGTCAGAGGGCCAGGCCCCGCTTCCGCAGCCCAACGCAGCCAATCAGCAGCCAATTCAGGGCCAGGGGGCTCCGCATGTCATCAGAATCACCCACCAGACCATGGAGCCTGTGGTAATGATGCAGATGAACCTGGATG AATCTGGCAGCGGCCCTCAGGTCCAAGGACAACCGATCCCTATGGGTACTGGACAGCCTG GTGCTACTCCAGTCCAAATCGCAGGCCTTCCTCCAGAGTTCATGCAGGCCATCGTCCACCAGATCTCTCAGCAGGCTGCTGCCATGGCAACCGCTGCTGCCACAGGTCATCCCGGGCAACCAGGAGTAGGCATCCCCGGGACCACCCCCAGCTCTGACACCTCTGCCCCCCCTCACCCTCACGGGCCTCTGCCCCCTGGAGCCAGGGTGGTGATCACgcacccctccttctccccccacaTCCCCCAGCCTGTGGGCACCAGGGGCACCACCATCAACCTCAGGGCTTCAGTGCCCCCTGCTGGTGGGCAACAGAACCTTCAG GGCACACCTCTGGCTTCCTCTCCCCTAACTCAGATGATCAGTGGTCTGGTTGGACAACTACTGATGCCTGGACAACAGATGCCTGGACAACAGATGTTTGGACAGATGCCTGGACAGCAAG TTCCTCCAGGTGATCAGACATCCACCAGCTCCTCCTCAGCCTCCCACTCCTTCTCTttttccacctcctcctcttcatcctcttctgcctcctcctccttctcctcctccaatcccgtccctccccacccctcctgtgGGGCGAACACATCTGGCCAGACCACCACccacaccaccaacaccacttcCATGGGCCAGCCACCGGAAGGGGTCGCCGAGGCCAACCTAGCCCAACTCCTGGGCTCCCTACTGGGTGGAGCTAGTGGGCCAGGAGCCCCTGGTTCTGGAGCTAACCCACACATCACTGTGACTGTACCAGGAGTCCCAGGGTTCTTCCAGGGAATGTCAGACTTCATCCAG GCTAACCAACCCATCTTCTCCCGACCCTCACCCGTACCCCTACCCGGCCAGGAGCCTCCCCCTGGCCAAGGCACCCCTAACCCCCCCCACCAGGCGGCCCCTGGGGGTGGAGGGGACCCATCCCTGAGCCCAGAGTTATTTACAGGTATTGTCCAGGGGGTCCTCTCCACCATGATGGGGTCTCTGGGGGCTCCGCAGGGGAACGGGGAGAGCATCGCTCAGTTCATCCAGAGACTATCTCAGACCACCAACCTCTTCACACCTGGATCTGGAGACGCTGTCG GGTTCTTTGGGGACCTGTTGTCCCTGGTGTGTCACAGTTTCTCCATGGTGGACATGGTGTTGTTACTCCATGGTAACGCCCAACCAATCAGCCGGATCCAGCCCCAGCTCACTGAATTCTTCAACCAGCACTACCTGCAGGGTCGAGAGCCTACTGACGCCAATATCAAC gcaGCATCTGTGGACCTCATCAATGATCTGGAGGAGTACATAGCAGAGAGCTTT gccacagtgaCTGTGAGAGAGGGCGTGGACATCATTCAAACCAACATCACTTTCCTTAGACAGCAGTTCACCCGCGTGGCCACACACATCCTACGTTGCACAG acCAAACGTTTGGTCACCGCCTGCTGCTGCTCTGCACCCAGGGTCTGTTTGAGTGTCTGGCTCTCAACCTTTACTGTCTCCGAGGGGAACAGAGAGCACTCACCCAAGTCATCAACCACCGCATC AGGAGGATGTCAGCAGAGGTCAACCCCAGCCTGGTCAACTGGCTGACCAGTATGATGACCATGAGACTCCACGTCATCCTGGAGCACAACCCAGTCACTGAGGACCACATCCAGCACTATGTCATCCACACACGGAGAGCAGAGCCTGGGGCACAGGCTGgacagcagacagacacacagagtgtggag ATGGATGAAGGTCTGTCCCCGGCCCCGGCCACCACTGCAGAGGAGGCCATGGCTTCATCAGGGAACAGACAGGAGGTCGGAGCATATCCCGGGGTGACCGCCCCCTCGCAGAGAGCATCATCAGGGGAGACCAGAGGAGCTGTTGCCATGGCagcaggaggaagggaggagtctGGAGGAGACGTGGAGCCCTGGGCAGCTGCAGTGCCCCCT GAGTGGGTTCCTATCATCAGACACGACATGCTGTCTCAGAGGAAGATGAAGGCTCAGCCCCCTCTCTCTGATGCATACCTCCACGGGATGCCTGCCAAGAGGAGGAAG ACCCACCAGGGTGAAGGCCCtcacctgtccctgtctgaggcAGTGAGCCGGGCGGCCCGTGCAGCAGGAGTCAGACCTGTCACTACCCCAGATAGCCTCCAGGGAGAGCTAGAGGAGCCAGAGCTTCAGGAGGCCTACCAAGAACAG